The uncultured Pseudodesulfovibrio sp. genome includes a region encoding these proteins:
- a CDS encoding ABC transporter ATP-binding protein: MIRLTDLSIRFPGFTLDRVSLHVRPGEFFALMGSTGSGKTLVLESIAGLIHPDDGTVEIGGRDVTGLPPEERNVSLVYQDHALFPHLTVLQNVMYGQRYHGINKEEGKREARDLLDALGLSRLEKRRPDHLSGGEKQRTALARALACRPDVVLLDEPLSSLDPQFRGELRRTLKHVHETTRTTFLMVTHDFADAMILAERGAVIKDGRLHQQDTVTNIFRRPGTPFTASFVGMSNVFPAHYGPGCCTFAGHAFEGLPELPAWTQGFAALRPEDVFVGNGGDFPKDWQILRGTVERVEREGFTWTAVVRCGDQTMTALVDRHMVLSRGLDCGSAVTIGFAGEHLHHMPEAD, translated from the coding sequence ATGATCCGCCTGACCGATCTGTCCATCCGTTTTCCCGGTTTCACTCTGGACCGCGTCTCCCTGCATGTCCGCCCCGGGGAATTCTTCGCCCTCATGGGCTCCACCGGTTCGGGCAAGACCCTGGTACTGGAATCCATTGCCGGCCTGATTCACCCCGACGACGGCACCGTGGAGATCGGCGGCCGTGACGTCACCGGACTTCCCCCGGAAGAACGCAACGTCAGCCTGGTCTACCAGGACCACGCCCTGTTTCCGCACCTGACCGTTCTGCAGAACGTCATGTACGGACAGCGCTACCACGGCATAAACAAGGAGGAAGGCAAACGCGAGGCCCGCGACCTTCTCGACGCCCTTGGACTGTCCCGGCTGGAAAAACGGCGGCCCGATCATCTTTCAGGCGGAGAAAAGCAGCGCACGGCCCTGGCCCGCGCACTGGCCTGCCGTCCTGACGTGGTCCTGCTGGACGAACCCCTGTCCTCACTGGACCCGCAATTCAGGGGCGAACTCAGACGGACCCTCAAACATGTGCACGAGACCACAAGGACGACTTTTCTGATGGTCACCCACGACTTCGCCGATGCCATGATCCTGGCCGAGCGCGGCGCGGTGATCAAGGACGGACGCCTGCATCAGCAGGATACGGTGACCAACATCTTCCGCCGTCCGGGGACGCCGTTCACCGCTTCCTTCGTGGGGATGAGCAACGTGTTCCCGGCCCACTACGGCCCGGGATGCTGCACCTTCGCGGGCCACGCCTTCGAGGGGCTGCCCGAACTGCCCGCATGGACGCAAGGCTTCGCGGCCCTGCGGCCTGAGGACGTATTCGTGGGGAACGGCGGAGACTTTCCCAAGGACTGGCAGATTCTCAGAGGAACCGTCGAGCGGGTGGAACGGGAAGGATTCACCTGGACCGCAGTCGTACGCTGCGGCGATCAGACCATGACCGCCCTGGTGGATCGGCACATGGTCCTCAGCCGGGGGTTGGACTGCGGCTCGGCGGTGACCATCGGCTTTGCCGGGGAACACCTCC
- a CDS encoding ABC transporter permease has translation MRSFPGRIFHAWMLASAALVLLFIGVPMLTTLTGPTWDIFIETLGDAEVMNAVWLSMTTSAIASGIAFVFGTPLAYLLARNEFFGKKVVESLVDLPIMIPHPVVGIALLGLTSPHTALGRALQSMGIEIMGSTTGIVAVLVFVGVPFYVNAAKSGMESIPRRLENVSRSLGAGPGATFFRVTLPLCWRYMLVGMIMCMARALSEFGAIIIVAYHPMVAPVLMYERFTAYGLKYSQPVAVILILVSLLFFVLLRSLSLPKGKRA, from the coding sequence ATGCGCTCCTTCCCCGGCCGCATATTCCACGCGTGGATGCTCGCCTCGGCCGCGCTGGTGCTCCTGTTTATCGGCGTGCCCATGCTGACGACCCTGACCGGGCCCACCTGGGATATCTTTATCGAAACACTGGGCGACGCCGAAGTCATGAACGCGGTCTGGCTGTCCATGACCACCTCGGCCATAGCCTCGGGCATCGCCTTCGTCTTCGGAACCCCGCTCGCCTACCTCCTGGCGCGCAACGAATTCTTCGGCAAGAAAGTGGTCGAAAGCCTGGTCGACCTGCCGATCATGATTCCCCACCCTGTGGTGGGCATCGCCCTGCTCGGCCTGACCAGCCCGCACACGGCGCTCGGCCGGGCGCTGCAATCCATGGGCATAGAGATCATGGGATCAACCACGGGGATCGTGGCCGTACTGGTCTTCGTGGGAGTGCCTTTCTACGTGAACGCGGCCAAGTCGGGCATGGAGTCCATCCCCCGGCGGCTGGAGAACGTATCACGATCGCTCGGGGCCGGCCCCGGAGCCACCTTTTTCCGCGTTACCCTGCCTCTGTGCTGGCGCTACATGCTGGTCGGCATGATCATGTGCATGGCCCGCGCACTCTCCGAATTCGGGGCCATCATCATCGTGGCCTACCACCCGATGGTCGCCCCGGTGCTCATGTACGAACGGTTCACGGCCTATGGACTGAAATACTCCCAGCCTGTGGCCGTGATCCTCATCCTGGTCAGTCTGCTCTTTTTCGTTCTGCTCCGCTCCCTGTCCCTGCCCAAGGGGAAACGCGCATGA
- the wtpA gene encoding tungstate ABC transporter substrate-binding protein WtpA, with protein sequence MSHRFTAFFASIALALLLFAGVAQAEPSGKLIIFHAGSLSVPFAAIEKNFEAKYPKVDVLREAGGSTKMARLISEVGKPADIMASADFVVINKNLIPKFASWNVRFASNQMVLCYTDKSKFADEINSDNWSEILLRKGVVWGHSDPNLDPCGYRSLMVLQLAEKFYKRPGLYDQFLANRPEKNIRPKSVELISLLQAGHMDYAWEYLSVAVQHGLKYVTLDNHLNLSDMSLNDFYANAKVQVTGKKPGTFIERVGKSITYGITKIDKAPNPEAADAFLAYLFDPEGGLKILKEMGQPPFVPVRTTTEGLAKMPETLKPLATVSE encoded by the coding sequence ATGTCGCATCGTTTTACCGCCTTTTTCGCCTCCATCGCCCTGGCTCTGCTCCTGTTCGCAGGTGTGGCACAGGCCGAGCCCTCCGGCAAACTGATCATCTTCCATGCGGGCAGCCTGTCCGTGCCCTTCGCCGCCATCGAAAAGAACTTCGAAGCCAAGTACCCCAAGGTCGACGTCCTGCGCGAAGCGGGCGGTTCCACCAAGATGGCCCGGCTGATCTCCGAGGTGGGCAAACCCGCCGATATCATGGCCTCGGCCGACTTCGTGGTCATCAACAAGAACCTGATCCCCAAGTTCGCTTCCTGGAACGTCCGTTTTGCCTCCAACCAGATGGTCCTCTGCTACACGGACAAGTCCAAATTCGCGGACGAGATCAACTCCGACAACTGGTCCGAGATCCTGCTGCGCAAGGGCGTTGTCTGGGGCCACTCAGACCCCAACCTCGACCCGTGCGGCTACCGCTCCCTGATGGTCCTGCAGCTGGCCGAGAAGTTCTACAAGCGTCCCGGCCTGTACGACCAGTTCCTGGCCAACCGGCCCGAGAAGAACATCCGGCCCAAGTCCGTTGAACTGATCTCCCTGCTGCAGGCCGGTCACATGGACTATGCCTGGGAATACCTGTCCGTAGCCGTGCAGCACGGCCTCAAGTACGTCACCCTGGATAACCACCTGAACCTGAGCGACATGTCCCTGAACGACTTCTATGCCAACGCCAAGGTCCAGGTCACCGGCAAGAAGCCCGGTACATTCATCGAACGCGTGGGCAAGTCCATCACCTACGGCATCACCAAGATCGACAAGGCCCCGAACCCCGAGGCGGCCGACGCCTTCCTGGCCTACCTGTTCGATCCCGAGGGTGGGCTGAAGATCCTCAAGGAAATGGGGCAGCCTCCGTTCGTCCCGGTGCGCACCACCACCGAAGGCCTGGCCAAGATGCCCGAGACCCTCAAGCCTCTGGCGACGGTCTCTGAATAA
- the typA gene encoding translational GTPase TypA produces MSNKVNNNGLRNIAIIAHVDHGKTTLVDAMFKQSGLFREGQDVDDRIMDSMDLERERGITIAAKNCSVTWKDTKINIIDTPGHADFGGEVERSLSMADGAILLVDASEGPLPQTRFVLKKALEQHLTLMVVINKVDRQDARPDEVLNEIYDLFIDLDASEEQLDFPLLYAIGRDGIAMESPDERGENLHILLDMIVEHVPGPVHDPDEPFQMLVSDLSYSDYVGRLAIGKVHHGVAKSNDQLLCLADGGRKVPLKVTKLQTYNGLQVVPTDTCEPGDIVVIAGIEDVHIGDTICTKEDPKALPRITVDEPTVSMRFGINTSPLAGQEGKLVQTNKIRERLHKETLLNVAIQVDETESRDAYLVKGRGEFQMAILVEQMRREGFELSVGRPEVIFKYEDGQKTEPIEHLYVDCDESFMGIVTEKIQIRKGRMTNMVNHGTGRVRLEFSVPSRALIGYRDEFLTDTKGTGIMNSYLEGYGEYRGEFTSRYTGSLVADRTGKAVAYGLFNLEPRGRIFVVPGDPVYEGMIIGEHNRENDINVNPAKEKKLTNMRASGKDEAVVLTPVKPMTLEYALNFIKDDEQVEVTPLSIRLRKIELSALVRHREEGKKKKA; encoded by the coding sequence ATGAGCAACAAAGTTAACAACAACGGACTTCGCAATATCGCCATCATCGCCCACGTCGACCATGGCAAAACCACCCTCGTGGATGCCATGTTCAAGCAGTCGGGCCTTTTCCGCGAAGGCCAGGACGTGGACGATCGCATCATGGACTCCATGGACCTGGAGCGGGAGCGCGGCATCACCATCGCCGCCAAGAACTGTTCCGTCACCTGGAAAGACACCAAGATCAACATCATCGACACCCCCGGCCACGCCGACTTCGGCGGCGAGGTGGAGCGTTCCCTTTCCATGGCCGACGGCGCTATCCTGCTGGTGGACGCCTCCGAAGGCCCGCTCCCCCAGACCCGCTTCGTGCTGAAGAAGGCCCTGGAGCAGCATCTTACCCTGATGGTTGTCATCAACAAGGTCGACCGCCAGGACGCCCGTCCCGACGAAGTGCTCAACGAAATTTACGACCTGTTCATCGACCTGGACGCCTCCGAGGAACAGCTGGACTTCCCCCTGCTCTACGCCATCGGCCGCGACGGCATCGCCATGGAGTCTCCGGACGAACGCGGCGAGAACCTGCACATCCTCCTCGACATGATCGTGGAGCACGTGCCCGGTCCCGTGCATGACCCGGACGAGCCCTTCCAGATGCTCGTCTCCGACCTGTCCTACTCCGACTACGTCGGTCGTCTGGCCATCGGCAAGGTCCACCACGGCGTGGCCAAGTCCAACGACCAGCTTCTGTGCCTGGCCGACGGCGGACGGAAAGTGCCGCTCAAGGTGACCAAGCTGCAGACCTACAACGGTCTCCAGGTTGTCCCCACCGACACCTGCGAACCCGGCGACATCGTCGTTATCGCGGGCATCGAGGACGTGCACATCGGCGATACCATCTGCACCAAGGAAGACCCCAAGGCCCTGCCGCGCATCACCGTGGACGAACCCACCGTGTCCATGCGCTTCGGCATCAACACTTCTCCCCTGGCCGGGCAGGAAGGCAAGCTGGTACAGACCAACAAGATCCGCGAGCGCCTGCACAAGGAAACCCTGCTCAACGTGGCCATCCAGGTCGATGAGACCGAGAGCCGCGACGCCTACCTCGTCAAGGGACGCGGCGAATTCCAGATGGCTATCCTGGTCGAGCAGATGCGCCGCGAAGGGTTCGAGCTCTCCGTTGGCCGCCCCGAGGTCATCTTCAAGTACGAGGACGGCCAGAAGACGGAGCCTATCGAGCACCTGTACGTGGACTGCGACGAGAGCTTCATGGGCATCGTCACCGAGAAGATCCAGATCCGCAAGGGCCGCATGACCAACATGGTCAACCACGGCACCGGCCGGGTCCGTCTCGAGTTCTCGGTCCCGTCCCGCGCGCTCATCGGCTACCGCGACGAATTCCTGACCGACACCAAGGGCACCGGCATCATGAACTCCTACCTCGAAGGGTACGGCGAATACCGGGGCGAGTTCACCTCCCGGTACACCGGCTCCCTGGTGGCCGACCGCACGGGCAAGGCTGTCGCCTACGGCCTGTTCAACCTGGAGCCCCGCGGCCGCATCTTCGTGGTCCCTGGCGACCCGGTCTACGAAGGCATGATCATCGGCGAACACAACCGGGAGAACGACATCAACGTCAACCCGGCCAAGGAAAAGAAGCTGACCAACATGCGTGCCTCGGGCAAGGACGAAGCCGTGGTCCTGACCCCGGTCAAGCCCATGACTCTGGAGTACGCCCTGAACTTCATCAAGGACGACGAGCAGGTCGAGGTCACCCCCCTGTCCATCCGGCTGCGCAAGATAGAGCTCTCGGCTCTGGTGCGGCATCGTGAGGAAGGAAAGAAAAAGAAGGCCTAA
- a CDS encoding aromatic amino acid transport family protein, whose amino-acid sequence MVSNRMGQGGSVNPEGMGAPSTGRMVTTALIVTGNMVGAGILALPVNLGPSGFLPAVLGALAMWAVMTCTGLIIARQPFLQENESADLPTFFEAVLGPCGKWLSVAANLVILYGLLTAYLAGVASVATNSFGLGIPQWGWLLIYFCGATLLASFGSAVLRRSNAVLMTVMWLLFGALLIMVVPHFRRADLAAGDLTFFTSGLPILVTAFNFHNVVPTMCRTLNHDRKAVTKAIWLGSGLGAFMTLLWTVAVMVTLPMESADGVSIIAAFKAGVPATVPLNQLIKSPLFVDASIGFAVVAMSTSYIATGVALTAFLKDVAGKRVRSRVAIWLLTFLPPVGIGTLYPDIFLQALNVVGGFGVGTLFGILPGVLLVRQGAPGSRTRRFGWLLVGVFVCVLLVELAQETGMLQISPDVEYWSAHRFH is encoded by the coding sequence ATGGTGAGCAACAGGATGGGGCAGGGCGGATCGGTGAACCCGGAGGGTATGGGCGCTCCTTCCACAGGCAGGATGGTGACCACGGCGTTGATCGTCACCGGGAATATGGTCGGTGCGGGCATTTTGGCCCTGCCGGTCAATCTCGGGCCTTCGGGCTTTTTGCCCGCCGTGCTGGGCGCTCTGGCCATGTGGGCGGTGATGACCTGCACCGGTCTGATCATAGCCCGGCAGCCGTTCCTGCAAGAGAATGAAAGTGCGGACCTGCCCACATTTTTTGAAGCCGTGCTCGGCCCCTGCGGCAAGTGGCTTTCCGTGGCCGCCAACCTCGTTATTCTCTACGGGCTGTTGACCGCCTACCTGGCCGGGGTCGCCTCGGTTGCCACCAATTCCTTCGGACTGGGCATCCCCCAGTGGGGCTGGCTGCTCATCTATTTCTGCGGGGCCACGCTTCTGGCCTCCTTTGGCAGCGCCGTACTCAGGCGGTCCAATGCCGTGCTCATGACCGTCATGTGGCTATTGTTCGGTGCCTTGCTGATCATGGTCGTGCCCCATTTCCGCCGGGCGGATCTGGCTGCGGGCGACCTGACCTTCTTTACCTCGGGGTTGCCGATCCTGGTCACGGCCTTCAATTTCCACAACGTGGTCCCGACCATGTGCCGCACGCTGAACCATGACCGCAAGGCCGTCACCAAAGCCATCTGGCTCGGGTCCGGCCTCGGCGCGTTCATGACCCTGCTGTGGACGGTGGCCGTCATGGTCACGTTGCCCATGGAGTCGGCGGACGGGGTGTCCATCATCGCCGCCTTCAAGGCCGGGGTGCCGGCCACCGTACCGCTCAACCAGCTCATCAAATCGCCTCTGTTCGTGGATGCCTCCATAGGCTTCGCGGTGGTGGCCATGAGTACCTCGTACATCGCCACGGGCGTTGCCCTGACAGCCTTTCTCAAGGATGTGGCGGGCAAGCGGGTGCGCAGCAGGGTGGCCATCTGGCTGTTGACCTTCCTGCCGCCTGTTGGCATCGGGACTCTGTATCCGGATATTTTTCTCCAGGCCCTGAACGTGGTCGGCGGATTCGGCGTGGGTACCCTGTTCGGTATCCTGCCCGGTGTGCTCCTGGTCCGCCAGGGCGCGCCCGGTTCAAGAACCAGGCGTTTTGGCTGGCTGCTGGTAGGCGTGTTCGTCTGCGTGCTACTGGTGGAGTTGGCCCAGGAGACCGGCATGTTGCAAATCAGCCCGGACGTTGAATACTGGTCCGCGCATCGTTTTCATTAA
- the aspA gene encoding aspartate ammonia-lyase, with the protein MTQMRIEHDSLGEVAVPGDAYYGVQTRRALDNFHISGIPMSHYPRMINALAYVKMAAAEANASLGLLDEDKCRAICRACEDILDGKLHDQFVVDVVQGGAGTSANMNANEVICNRALELLGHARGEYEYLHPLNHVNMSQSTNDVYPSALNIALILDIRELVDAMAYLRKAFKRKGDEFADVIKMGRTQLQDAVPMTLGQEFAAWSVTIGEDIQRLDEAQALVHEINMGATAIGTGLNSHPDYARTVTEKLVQLTTLQLVSSPDLVEATQDTGVYVQLSGVLKRAAVKLSKICNDLRLLSSGPRCGVNEINLPPMQPGSSIMPGKVNPVIPEVVNQVAFTVIGHDMTVTMACEAGQLELNVMEPVIGYSLFQSMNMLRRACLTLADKCILGITANRERCREMVEHSIGLVTALNPYIGYEKSAEIAKEAMKTGGSVYEIVLEKGYLSREELDDILKPENMVKPRYVHRP; encoded by the coding sequence ATGACCCAGATGAGGATCGAACACGACAGCCTTGGTGAAGTGGCCGTACCCGGCGACGCTTACTACGGCGTGCAGACCCGAAGGGCTCTGGACAACTTTCATATCTCGGGCATCCCCATGTCCCACTACCCTCGGATGATCAATGCCCTGGCCTACGTGAAGATGGCCGCGGCCGAGGCCAACGCTTCGCTTGGGCTGTTGGACGAGGATAAATGCCGGGCGATCTGCCGGGCCTGCGAAGACATCCTGGACGGCAAACTGCACGACCAGTTCGTGGTCGACGTGGTCCAGGGCGGCGCGGGCACTTCGGCCAACATGAACGCCAACGAGGTGATCTGCAACCGTGCCCTGGAGCTGTTGGGGCACGCCAGGGGAGAGTACGAATACCTCCATCCCCTGAACCACGTGAACATGTCCCAGTCCACCAACGACGTGTACCCGTCGGCCCTGAACATCGCGCTGATCCTGGACATCCGGGAGTTGGTGGATGCCATGGCCTACCTGCGCAAGGCGTTCAAACGCAAGGGCGACGAGTTTGCGGACGTCATCAAGATGGGCCGCACCCAGTTGCAGGACGCGGTCCCCATGACCCTGGGCCAGGAGTTCGCCGCCTGGTCCGTGACCATCGGCGAGGACATTCAGCGTCTGGACGAGGCCCAGGCTCTGGTTCACGAGATCAACATGGGGGCCACGGCCATCGGTACCGGTCTGAACTCCCACCCGGACTACGCCCGCACGGTCACCGAAAAGCTCGTTCAATTGACCACCCTGCAACTGGTGTCCTCTCCGGACCTGGTCGAAGCCACCCAGGATACGGGCGTCTACGTCCAGCTGTCCGGAGTGCTTAAACGCGCTGCCGTCAAATTATCCAAGATATGTAATGACCTGCGCCTGCTTTCCAGCGGTCCGCGCTGCGGGGTGAACGAGATCAATCTGCCGCCCATGCAGCCCGGTTCCTCGATCATGCCGGGCAAGGTGAACCCGGTCATTCCCGAGGTGGTCAATCAGGTGGCCTTCACCGTGATAGGCCATGACATGACGGTGACCATGGCCTGCGAGGCGGGGCAATTGGAGCTCAACGTCATGGAGCCGGTCATCGGCTACTCCCTGTTCCAGTCCATGAACATGTTGCGCCGTGCCTGCCTGACGCTGGCCGACAAGTGCATTCTGGGCATCACCGCCAACCGGGAGCGGTGCCGTGAAATGGTCGAGCACTCCATCGGCCTGGTCACGGCCCTGAATCCGTACATCGGTTACGAGAAGTCCGCCGAGATCGCCAAGGAGGCCATGAAGACGGGCGGTTCCGTGTACGAGATCGTTCTGGAAAAGGGCTACCTGAGCCGCGAGGAGTTGGACGACATCCTCAAGCCCGAGAACATGGTCAAGCCGCGTTACGTGCATCGTCCGTGA
- a CDS encoding septal ring lytic transglycosylase RlpA family protein, with translation MRQFIALCTLAALLGLAGCGTVNPYPQHVYSTPSSSKSGQYDPKTKPYTVLGKTYYPLQSSAGYDEIGLASWYGADFHGRKTANGQTYNMYGVSAAHKTLPLGSRVRVTNLENKRSVILTINDRGPFVNERILDLSYGAAQKLGTVQTGVVKVRVTSLDTTIAPTRLADTPGKLYSVRVGAFAVRDNALRVHNQLLAQGYSGATISVVDHGGQILHIVQAGSFKSRDQAERVMEALKDSFPTCYIIS, from the coding sequence ATGCGTCAGTTCATAGCCCTGTGCACCCTGGCGGCCCTGCTGGGTCTGGCCGGATGCGGTACGGTCAATCCCTATCCGCAGCACGTCTATTCCACGCCCTCTTCGTCAAAAAGCGGGCAATACGATCCCAAGACAAAGCCGTATACGGTCCTGGGCAAGACGTACTATCCCCTCCAATCCTCTGCGGGATACGACGAGATCGGTCTGGCCTCATGGTACGGAGCGGATTTCCACGGCAGGAAGACGGCCAACGGCCAGACCTACAACATGTATGGCGTGTCCGCGGCCCACAAGACTCTGCCGCTGGGCAGCCGGGTACGCGTCACCAATCTGGAGAACAAGCGTTCCGTGATCCTGACCATCAACGACCGTGGCCCGTTCGTGAACGAGCGCATACTTGATCTGTCCTACGGAGCCGCACAAAAGCTCGGGACCGTACAGACCGGAGTGGTCAAGGTCCGCGTCACCTCCCTGGACACGACCATCGCGCCCACCAGGCTGGCGGATACCCCGGGCAAGCTTTACAGCGTCCGTGTAGGGGCCTTTGCGGTACGGGACAACGCCCTGCGCGTGCACAACCAACTGTTGGCCCAGGGTTACAGTGGAGCGACCATTTCCGTGGTCGATCACGGCGGCCAGATTTTGCACATCGTGCAGGCCGGAAGCTTCAAATCCAGAGATCAGGCAGAACGAGTCATGGAGGCTTTGAAGGACTCATTTCCGACCTGTTATATTATCAGTTGA
- a CDS encoding HU family DNA-binding protein, with translation MTKAELVAKIAEKIGTSKAQAEASMNAILDTIQEELAAGNKLTLTGFGTFSVSERKARTGRNPRTGTALNIPACKVAQFKPGKVLKDAVK, from the coding sequence ATGACCAAAGCTGAACTCGTAGCGAAGATCGCTGAAAAGATCGGCACTTCCAAAGCCCAGGCCGAGGCCTCTATGAATGCCATCCTGGACACCATCCAGGAAGAACTGGCCGCCGGCAACAAACTGACCCTGACCGGCTTCGGCACTTTCAGCGTGAGCGAGCGCAAGGCCCGCACTGGTCGAAACCCCCGCACCGGCACCGCTCTGAACATCCCGGCCTGCAAGGTCGCCCAGTTCAAGCCCGGCAAGGTCCTGAAGGACGCCGTGAAGTAG
- a CDS encoding methyl-accepting chemotaxis protein, which translates to MLKNTPFCFKLSIGLYGATLLISAMVSAVFYFMFGTESVSMPVVAAMIAAFTLLGVVIMGALHGALVRPAKVLSDFIDHMLAGEYDRADSDVLSATVPGLGSQVGELASLYKERLGFARSILNGLPIPCAIVDTDQRLTYLNRECLDMLGSREEPKAYYGRMISQIFYKDDRRSKIADCMADDTRDMNVEAVFKHADGSDINVLINLFPLHDVEDKVIGGCCLYMNTTELKHHERQILTQNDRISNAAREATEVSKNLSDSSRTLEGLVDKARQGAREQTDRTTETAAAMEEMNAAVLEVARFAQEAARDASDANDQAREGEAVVAQVIEAIDEVSQHASGLKQSMEQLDHRAEEIGVVLGVIEDIADQTNLLALNAAIEAARAGEAGRGFAVVADEVRKLAEKTMNATSEVHAAVKGIQEVARQNVQATQTAVSSVTRSTELAGRSGEALASILSTTRGTADQVHSIATAAEQQSSASEQISAATAEVTRVCQETDELMIEASRAIDHLAELARHLTAVVGEMK; encoded by the coding sequence ATGCTCAAGAACACCCCTTTCTGTTTCAAGCTATCCATCGGACTATACGGAGCGACTCTGCTCATCTCGGCCATGGTTTCGGCCGTCTTTTACTTCATGTTCGGCACGGAGTCCGTCAGCATGCCGGTTGTGGCTGCCATGATCGCCGCCTTCACCCTGCTGGGCGTGGTCATCATGGGGGCGCTGCACGGCGCGTTGGTCCGCCCTGCAAAGGTGCTCTCCGACTTCATCGACCACATGCTTGCCGGAGAGTATGACCGGGCCGACAGCGATGTGCTGAGCGCCACGGTGCCAGGCCTCGGCTCTCAGGTCGGCGAGCTTGCCTCCCTGTACAAGGAACGGCTCGGGTTCGCCCGCTCCATACTGAACGGCCTGCCCATTCCCTGCGCCATCGTGGACACGGACCAGCGCCTGACCTACCTGAACCGGGAATGCCTGGATATGCTCGGCTCGCGCGAGGAGCCCAAGGCCTACTACGGCCGGATGATCTCGCAGATATTTTACAAGGACGACCGCCGCTCCAAGATCGCGGACTGCATGGCCGACGACACGCGGGACATGAATGTCGAGGCGGTCTTCAAGCATGCCGACGGCAGCGACATCAACGTGCTCATCAACCTGTTCCCTCTGCATGACGTCGAGGACAAAGTCATCGGCGGCTGTTGCCTGTACATGAACACCACCGAGCTGAAACACCATGAGCGGCAAATCCTCACCCAGAACGATCGCATATCCAACGCGGCCCGCGAAGCCACCGAGGTTTCCAAGAATTTGAGCGATTCGTCCCGAACCCTGGAAGGTCTGGTGGACAAGGCCAGACAGGGGGCGCGGGAACAGACGGACCGTACCACCGAGACCGCTGCCGCCATGGAAGAGATGAACGCCGCCGTGCTCGAAGTCGCCCGTTTCGCCCAGGAGGCGGCCCGCGACGCCAGTGATGCCAACGATCAGGCTCGCGAAGGTGAGGCCGTGGTCGCCCAGGTCATCGAGGCCATCGACGAGGTCTCGCAACACGCTTCGGGGCTCAAGCAGTCCATGGAACAGTTGGACCACCGTGCCGAGGAGATCGGCGTGGTCCTCGGCGTCATCGAGGATATCGCCGACCAGACCAACCTCCTCGCGCTGAACGCCGCCATTGAGGCCGCCCGCGCAGGAGAGGCCGGACGCGGCTTTGCCGTGGTCGCTGACGAGGTCCGCAAACTGGCCGAAAAGACCATGAACGCCACCAGCGAGGTGCATGCGGCGGTCAAGGGCATTCAGGAAGTTGCCCGGCAGAACGTGCAGGCCACGCAGACCGCTGTTTCCTCCGTGACCCGGAGCACTGAACTGGCCGGACGCTCGGGGGAGGCACTGGCCTCCATATTGTCCACCACACGGGGCACCGCCGATCAGGTGCACTCCATCGCCACCGCAGCCGAACAGCAGTCCTCGGCAAGCGAGCAGATAAGCGCGGCTACCGCAGAGGTAACACGCGTCTGCCAGGAGACCGACGAACTCATGATAGAGGCGTCCCGGGCCATCGACCACCTTGCCGAACTGGCCCGGCACCTGACCGCCGTGGTCGGCGAGATGAAATAA